In Populus nigra chromosome 1, ddPopNigr1.1, whole genome shotgun sequence, one genomic interval encodes:
- the LOC133688787 gene encoding uncharacterized protein LOC133688787 — protein MAAPLSRNKAPARLSSSPLLWIIALASLTVFFLYKVDNLALQTKTVAGHNLPPTPWHLFPPKNFDDQSRHARAYQILHCSYLTCPYSNTTVSKGHGFNSPSSSPKCPRFFMFIHHDLEPWAQSRITVDHIMGAKNYASFRVVIYKGRLYLDPYYACVQSRMMFTIWGFLQLLKRYPGMVPDVDIMFDCMDKPSINKTEHNSFPLPLFRYCTTKDHFDIPFPDWSFWGWPEVNIRPWDEEFRDIKRGSQARSWPKKWPRAYWKGNPDVGSPIRTSLLECNHTKKWGAQIMRQDWEEEAKGGYVSSKLSHQCDYRYKIYAEGFAWSVSLKYIISCGSLALIIFPQYEDFFSRGLIPEKNYWPVSSDGLCQSIKFAVDWGNTNPTEAQKIGKAGQDLMESLSMDRVYDYMFHLISEYSKLQDFKPVPPSSALEVCVDSLTCFADEKQKRFFERATAFPSPSPPCTLQPANSDFIKSWMQQKQRTITNVREMELKA, from the exons aTGGCTGCTCCTCTTTCAAGAAACAAGGCTCCAGCTCGCTTATCTTCCTCTCCCCTCCTTTGGATCATTGCCTTGGCCTCCCTCaccgttttttttctttacaag GTAGATAATTTGGCATTGCAAACAAAAACGGTAGCGGGTCACAACCTACCACCGACACCATGGCATTTGTTTCCTCCCAAAAACTTCGACGATCAATCCCGTCATGCTCGAGCTTACCAAATTCTACATTGTTCATACCTAACATGCCCGTATTCCAACACTACCGTTTCGAAAGGTCACGGATTCAACTCCCCCTCATCGAGCCCCAAATGCCCtagatttttcatgtttatccACCATGATCTGGAGCCATGGGCCCAATCACGGATAACCGTGGATCACATAATGGGGGCCAAAAATTATGCGTCCTTTCGTGTTGTCATTTATAAGGGGAGATTGTATTTGGATCCTTATTATGCGTGTGTTCAAAGCCGAATGATGTTTACAATATGGGGATTTTTGCAATTGTTAAAAAGGTATCCTGGGATGGTACCTGATGTCGATATTATGTTTGATTGCATGGATAAGCCTAGTATTAACAAAACTGAACATAATTCCTTCCCTTTGCCGCTCTTTCGGTATTGCACTACCAAGGATCACTTTGATATTCCATTTCCTGATTGGTCTTTCTGGGGTTG GCCAGAGGTAAATATAAGACCGTGGGATGAGGAGTTTCGAGACATTAAACGAGGTTCCCAAGCTCGAAGTTGGCCAAAGAAATGGCCTCGAGCTTACTGGAAAGGGAATCCAGATGTTGGTTCTCCTATTCGTACTTCGCTGCTGGAATGTAATCACACTAAGAAGTGGGGGGCGCAAATTATGCGTCAG GATtgggaagaagaagcaaaaggtGGTTATGTGAGCTCGAAACTATCACATCAGTGTGATTATCG GTACAAAATCTATGCCGAAGGCTTTGCGTGGTCTGTGAGCTTGAAATATATTATATCCTGCGGTTCTCTTGCACTGATAATTTTCCCACAGTATGAAGATTTCTTCAGTCGTGGCCTCATTCCTGAGAAAAACTATTGGCCTGTCTCTTCTGATGGGTTATGCCAGTCCATAAAGTTTGCTGTTGACTGGGGTAATACAAACCCCACAGAG GCACAGAAAATAGGGAAAGCAGGACAGGATCTTATGGAAAGCTTGAGTATGGATCGAGTTTATGATTACATGTTCCACCTCATATCGGAGTACTCCAAGCTGCAGGACTTCAAGCCTGTCCCGCCATCTTCCGCACTTGAAGTGTGTGTGGATTCCCTGACTTGCTTTGCTGATGAGAAACAAAAGCGGTTCTTTGAAAGAGCTACTGCCTTCCCTTCACCAAGCCCCCCATGCACTCTTCAACCTGCCAATAGTGATTTCATCAAGAGTTGGATGCAACAGAAACAGAGAACAATCACAAATGTGAGAGAAATGGAGTTAAAAGCTTGA
- the LOC133678604 gene encoding E3 ubiquitin-protein ligase APD2-like — protein MEEPQRNEQHQLVPATSSFASTYVDGPSTSSVSASHLVVEENQQENDESVNIEGNSAGHHHDQEQEREHPSSAVSYRLNTSMSNAAANQMRDDVWSCLAVLIAFWFFASLTIILGYYGSVSLELGPNCSRLVQPNPLFVQSLKAGELGKPKPGPILYGFYKPPPLDVEITWTQQHDAVVPKDFHKEWALFLNKGSKVDISYSIKSLGASPLSLVIAQGTESLIEWIDDPSYPNTTLSWNIINGSGNIQQEIPTSSSYYIAVGNFNSEEVKVELKFIVKSLIYDINQAYYSCPLSNHLCSLQLFLLGTTTAVLTSPGPAEGASDEDWYVKLSYGPRWIVYIIGSGVMTVLLLLALRLCTMFRPPGRDGYQAGEIESERTPLLSQKDDDSSSWGSSYDSNLHEEEDLEKWLAVNCIEGKSVAEGENLRRLCVICFDAPRDCFFLPCGHCAACFTCGTRIAEEVGACPICRRSLKKVRKIFTV, from the exons ATGGAAGAACCACAACGTAACGAACAGCATCAACTTGTACCTGCAACGTCTTCTTTTGCATCAACTTACGTTGATGGTCCCTCTACATCATCAGTTTCTGCTTCTCATCTCGTCGTCGAAGAAAATCAACAAGAGAATGACGAGTCAGTAAACATCGAGGGTAACTCTGCTGGTCATCACCACGACCAAGAACAGGAAAGAGAGCACCCTTCTTCTGCTGTGTCTTATCGTTTAAATACATCCATGTCCAACGCAGCAGCTAATCAGATGAGAGATGATGTTTGGTCATGCCTAGCTGTTCTCATTGCTTTCTGGTTCTTTG CTTCCTTGACCATCATTCTTGGATACTATGGATCTGTGAGCTTGGAATTGGGGCCGAATTGCTCACGCCTTGTACAACCTAACCCATTATTTGTTCAGTCtcttaaa GCAGGGGAGTTAGGTAAGCCAAAACCTGGACCGATATTATATGGATTTTACAAGCCTCCGCCTTTGGATGTTGAAATCACCTGGACGCAACAACATGATGCAGTTGTACCAAAGGATTTTCACAAG GAGTGGGCGCTCTTTCTGAACAAAGGGTCTAAAGTGGACATCTCTTACAGTATTAAATCCCTTGGCGCCTCTCCTTTGTCCCTTGTGATTGCCCAAG GTACAGAAAGCCTTATTGAGTGGATAGATGATCCATCATACCCTAACACAACTTTGTCTTGGAATATCATAAATG GAAGTGGTAACATCCAACAGGAAATTCCAACATCATCTTCTTATTATATTGCTGTGGGAAATTTTAACTCAGAGGAAGTGAAG GTGGAGCTGAAGTTCATTGTGAAATCTTTAATCTATGACATAAATCAGGCATATTACAGTTGCCCCCTCAGTAATCATTTATGCAGTTTACAGCTGTTTCTCTTAGGGACAACTACTGCTGTCCTTACGTCTCCGGGCCCTGCTGAG GGTGCTTCAGATGAAGACTGGTATGTCAAATTGTCTTATGGGCCAAGATGGATCGTATATATTATTGGATCAG GTGTGATGACTGTCCTACTCTTGCTAGCCTTGAGATTGTGTACTATGTTCCGACCTCCCGGCAGAGATGGATATCAAGCAGGAGAAATAGAATCTGAACGAACTCCGTTGCTTTCTCAAAAAGACGATGACAGCTCAAGCTGGGGTTCATCTTATGATTCCAATTTACATGAAGAGGAGGATCTGGAAAAGTGGCTTGCGGTAAATTGTATAGAAGGAAAATCAGTGGCAGAAGGGGAAAATCTGCGCCGTCTTTGTGTCATTTGCTTCGATGCCCCGAGGGACTGCTTCTTTCTTCCATGTGGCCACTGTGCTGCTTGTTTTACCTGTGGAACAAG GATAGCTGAAGAGGTTGGCGCTTGCCCCATATGTCGTAGGAGCCTGAAGAAAGTGAGGAAGATATTTACAGTTTGA